CATTCAGGCTAATCAGCCGTTAGGAGATGTGCAAAGGGCACTGATTGATACTATTCGTACTTTTTTAAGATGACAATATTGCCTTGGCAGCAACAAAGTTGGGCACATCTCTGTGATTATAGAGCGCAAAACCGTGTCCCTCAGGCTTTATTAATAAGCGGTAATAAAGGTCTCGGTAAACAACAATTGGCCAAGCAATTTGCTTTTTCGCTGCTTTGTGATGCGCCACAAAACAACGGTTTGCATTGTGGTCATTGTGATCGTTGTTTATTGCTTAATGCGCAAACCCACCCGGATTTTCTGCAAATAACGCCTGATGAGCCGGGAAAAGCTATTACTATAGGACAAATTCGCGGTCTGGTAACCAGGCTGACCTTAAAGCCCCAGTTTGATTCCTGGCGCGTTGTTATTGTCAGTCCGGCTGATCTTATGAATAATGCCGCAGCGAATGCATTTCTAAAGTGTTTGGAGGAGCCGACAGAGCGCACAGTTATTATTTTAATTTCTGATAAACCGGCCTGTTTGCCGGCGACTATTGTCAGTCGTTGCCAGAAACTTGTTGTTGTCAAACCTGATAAAGAAGCTGTCTTTGCCTGGCTCAAGGAGCAGAATGTAGCGATAGTGCATAGCGATGTTATTTCGCTTTATGGATTAGCGCAGGGTTCGCCGTTACTGGCACTGGCTTACTCCAATGACGGTACGTTAACTCTGCGTAATGACTGCTTTAAGGCATGGATTGATATAGCCAAACAACGCAGGCATCCGGTTGTTATTGCCGAGGAATGGCATAAGTTACCTAATTCATCTTTATTATTCTGGATAACATCCTGGATTATCGACATGATTAAATGTTGTTACCCAATAAATGCC
Above is a window of Methylobacter sp. S3L5C DNA encoding:
- a CDS encoding DNA polymerase III subunit delta'; this encodes MTILPWQQQSWAHLCDYRAQNRVPQALLISGNKGLGKQQLAKQFAFSLLCDAPQNNGLHCGHCDRCLLLNAQTHPDFLQITPDEPGKAITIGQIRGLVTRLTLKPQFDSWRVVIVSPADLMNNAAANAFLKCLEEPTERTVIILISDKPACLPATIVSRCQKLVVVKPDKEAVFAWLKEQNVAIVHSDVISLYGLAQGSPLLALAYSNDGTLTLRNDCFKAWIDIAKQRRHPVVIAEEWHKLPNSSLLFWITSWIIDMIKCCYPINADWLYNPDLKESLQELSLQIELKELYKLYDLILASRQRLNTQINKQTMFEEILIKWLELNLVK